Genomic DNA from uncultured Jannaschia sp.:
GGTGCCGTTCAACCGGGGGGAGCGCTGATGTTCGATCTGATCGTGAAGGGGGGCACGCTGCCCGACGGGCGCGTCGCCGATATCGGCATCCGGGGCGACCGGATCGCCGCTGTCGAGGCTCGGCTCGACGCCGTAGCGCGCGAGGTGATCGACGCGACGGGCGATCTGGTTTCGCCACCCTTCGTCGATCCGCATTTCCACATGGATGCGACGCTGAGTTACGGCATCCCGCGCGTGAACGCGTCCGGCACGCTGCTCGAGGGGATCGGCCTCTGGGGCGAGCTCAAGCAGGTGATGACGCAGGACGAGGTTCGCGACCGCGCGCTGGCCTATTGCGATTGGGCCGTTTCGATGGGTCTTCTGGCGATCCGCAGCCATGTCGATACCTGCGACGACCGCCTGCTCGGGGTCGAGGCGCTGCTCGACGTGCGCGAGACGGTGAAGCCCTATCTCGACCTGCAACTCGTCGCCTTCCCGCAGGACGGAGTGTTTCGCGACCCGACGGCATGGGACAACACGGTGCGCGCGCTGGACCTCGGCGTCGACGTGGTCGGTGGCATCCCGCATTTCGAGCGCACGATGGCCGAGGGCGCGCGCTCGGTCACGGCGCTCTGCGAACTGGCCGCCGAGCGGGGCCTGCCCGTGGACATGCATTGCGACGAGACCGACGATCCCATGTCGCGCCATATCGAGACGCTGGCCGCCGAGACGACGCGGCTGGGCCTTCAGGGTCGCGTCGCGGGCTCGCACCTGACGTCCATGCATTCGATGGACAATTACTACGTCTCGAAGCTCATCCCGCTGATGGCCGAGGCGCAGGTCGCGGCTATCCCGAACCCGCTCATCAACATCACGATCCAGGGGCGGCACGACACCTATCCGAAGCGGCGCGGCCTGACCCGCGTGAAGGAGCTGCTGGCCGCCGGGATCGAGGTCGGCTGGGGCCAGGATTGCGTGCTCGACCCGTGGTATCCGCTGGGGACGGCGGACATGCTGGACGTGGCCTTCATGGGGATGCATGTCGCGCAGATGACCCACCCGTCCGAGATGCGCCATTGCTTCGACATGGTGACGGAGGGGAACGCGCGCATCCTTGGGCTCGAAGGTTATGGCCTCGAGGTCGGTGACATGGCCTCGCTCGTGGTGCTGGACGCGGGCGATCCGGTCGAGGCGTTGCGCTTGCGCGCCGGGCGGCTTGCGGTGGTCTCGAAGGGCAAGGTCGTTGCACGCGGGGCGCGGGGCGATGCGGCGCTCGACCTGCCCGGGCGTCCCGGCTCGGTGCGCCGCCGCCACCGGAGCGTCTAGACCGGCACCAGCGCCCCCCGCCCGCCGATCACCTTCGCCGACAGGTCGCAGCCCGCGCGAAGCGCTGTGTCCGCCTTCGCGCCATCGAGCCACGCGGCGAGGAACCCGGCGTTCCAGCTGTCGCCGGCGGCAGTCGAGTCGACCACATCCTGCACCGGCGCCGGGTCGTGATGCGCGAGGCCGTCCGGCACCGCGCAGATCACGCGGCCGGGCCCGTCCTTGACCGCGACGACCGCCGCGCCCGCGCCCTTGTAGCGGTCCAAGGTCGCCTGTGGGTCGGCATCGCCGAACCACGTCGCCTCGTCCTCGTGCGACGGCAGCACGATGTCCGCGCGCGCCGCAGCCGTCATGACGGCGGAACACATCGCGGCGCCGTCGGGCCAGAGGCGGGGTCGCAGGTTGGGGTCGAATGCCACCCGCGCTCCCGCCGCCCGTGCCGCGTCCAGCCGGTCCATCAGCGCCGCGCGCCCCGGCGCGTCAAGGATGCCCAGCGTGATCCCCGAGAGGTAAATGAGATCGGCCCCCGCGAACGCATCGGCCAGTGCGTCGCCCTCGGCCAGACGCCGCGCCGCCGATTGCCCGCGCCAGTAGGAAAAACTGCGCTCCCCGTCCTGCAATTCGATCAGGTAGAGCCCGACCGTTCGCATCGGGTCGCGCACAACATGGGCCGTCCCGATCCCGGCATCCGCCATCGCCGCCACCATTCGGTCCGACAGCCCGTCCGTGCCGACGCGCGTGGCATAGTCGACCGTCCATCCCGGCCGCAGCCGCGCGAGATACCAGGCGGTGTTGAACGTGTCGCCCGCGAAGCTGGGGCGCAGCAGATCGCCCTCCGCCGGTGCCAGCTCGACCATGCATTCGCCCACCGATACGACCCGCATCCCGCTCCCCTTCCGCGTCCGACCGCGGGACCTTCGCACGGGGCTGACGGGGGCGCCATGCCGCGCTAGATGCGGGACGGATGACGACGCTTCCCGAACTCTATGCCGCGCGCGTGGCCGATGGCCGCCTGACGCGCGACCCCGCGCAGGAGGCGGCGCTGGAGGTTCTGGAGCGGATCCGCGCCAAGCTGGCCGAGCCGGAGAAGCGCGGCCTCTTCTCGCGCCGCCGTGCGCCCGAAGGCCCGATGGGCGCCTATCTCTGGGGCGGGGTCGGGCGCGGCAAGTCGATGCTGATGGACCTCTTTCACGAAGCGTCGCCCGTGCCATCGCGCCGGGTCCATTTCCACGCCTTCATGCAGGAGATGCACGAGGCCCTGCACGAGGCACGCGCCACCGGCCAACGCGATGCACTCGCGCCCTTCGCCGAAGGTGTGACCAACACCGTGCGCGTGCTCTGCTTCGACGAGATGCAGATCACCGACATCACCGACGCGATGATGGTCGG
This window encodes:
- a CDS encoding sugar kinase produces the protein MRVVSVGECMVELAPAEGDLLRPSFAGDTFNTAWYLARLRPGWTVDYATRVGTDGLSDRMVAAMADAGIGTAHVVRDPMRTVGLYLIELQDGERSFSYWRGQSAARRLAEGDALADAFAGADLIYLSGITLGILDAPGRAALMDRLDAARAAGARVAFDPNLRPRLWPDGAAMCSAVMTAAARADIVLPSHEDEATWFGDADPQATLDRYKGAGAAVVAVKDGPGRVICAVPDGLAHHDPAPVQDVVDSTAAGDSWNAGFLAAWLDGAKADTALRAGCDLSAKVIGGRGALVPV
- a CDS encoding amidohydrolase family protein, with translation MFDLIVKGGTLPDGRVADIGIRGDRIAAVEARLDAVAREVIDATGDLVSPPFVDPHFHMDATLSYGIPRVNASGTLLEGIGLWGELKQVMTQDEVRDRALAYCDWAVSMGLLAIRSHVDTCDDRLLGVEALLDVRETVKPYLDLQLVAFPQDGVFRDPTAWDNTVRALDLGVDVVGGIPHFERTMAEGARSVTALCELAAERGLPVDMHCDETDDPMSRHIETLAAETTRLGLQGRVAGSHLTSMHSMDNYYVSKLIPLMAEAQVAAIPNPLINITIQGRHDTYPKRRGLTRVKELLAAGIEVGWGQDCVLDPWYPLGTADMLDVAFMGMHVAQMTHPSEMRHCFDMVTEGNARILGLEGYGLEVGDMASLVVLDAGDPVEALRLRAGRLAVVSKGKVVARGARGDAALDLPGRPGSVRRRHRSV